Proteins co-encoded in one Streptomyces sp. JH34 genomic window:
- a CDS encoding TrkA family potassium uptake protein: MHIVIMGCGRVGAALAQTLEQQGHTVAVIDQDPTAFRRLGSGFGGRRVSGVGFDQDTLREAGIEEAGAFAAVSSGDNSNIIAARVAREMFGIENVAARIYDPRRAEVYQRLGIPTVATVRWTADQMLRRLLPSGAEPLWRDPSGGVQLAEVHTTPAWIGHKISTLQEETGVRVAFLTRLGEAILPTSQTVLQEGDLVHVMMRTDEIAKVEEAFAEGPEEGGH; the protein is encoded by the coding sequence GTGCACATCGTCATCATGGGCTGCGGGCGCGTCGGAGCCGCTCTCGCGCAGACCCTGGAGCAGCAGGGGCACACGGTCGCCGTGATCGACCAGGACCCCACGGCGTTCCGTCGCCTCGGTTCCGGCTTCGGCGGCCGTCGTGTCAGCGGGGTCGGTTTCGACCAGGACACCCTGCGTGAGGCGGGGATCGAGGAGGCCGGGGCGTTCGCGGCGGTCAGCAGCGGCGACAACTCCAACATCATCGCCGCCCGGGTGGCCCGCGAGATGTTCGGCATCGAGAACGTCGCGGCGCGCATCTACGACCCGCGGCGCGCCGAGGTCTACCAGCGGCTGGGCATCCCCACCGTCGCCACCGTCCGGTGGACGGCGGACCAGATGCTGCGGCGTCTGCTGCCGTCGGGCGCGGAGCCGCTGTGGCGCGACCCGAGCGGTGGTGTGCAGCTCGCCGAGGTGCACACCACACCGGCCTGGATCGGGCACAAGATCAGCACCCTGCAGGAGGAGACCGGCGTCCGCGTCGCCTTCCTCACCCGGTTGGGTGAGGCCATACTGCCCACGTCGCAGACGGTTCTGCAGGAGGGCGACCTCGTTCACGTGATGATGCGTACGGACGAGATCGCGAAGGTCGAGGAGGCCTTCGCCGAAGGTCCCGAGGAGGGCGGTCACTGA
- a CDS encoding TrkA family potassium uptake protein, with protein sequence MRVAIAGAGAVGRSIAAELLENGHEVLLIDKAPTAISVERVPMAEWLLADACEITSLDEAALQRCNVVIASTGDDKVNLVVSLLAKTEYGVPRVVARVNNPKNEWLFNESWGVDVAVSTPRLMSALVEEAVSVGDLVRLLRFSHGDANLVELTLPPESALAGIRVGDVDWPEDTSLVTIIRGTRVLTPSPEETLEAGDELLFVAAQAREEQLEDLLSVRREPAED encoded by the coding sequence ATGCGCGTCGCGATTGCCGGGGCCGGTGCGGTGGGCCGTTCCATCGCGGCAGAGCTCCTGGAGAACGGGCACGAGGTACTGCTGATCGACAAGGCTCCGACCGCCATCTCGGTGGAGCGCGTGCCGATGGCCGAGTGGCTCCTGGCGGACGCCTGCGAGATCACGTCGCTCGACGAGGCGGCGCTCCAGCGGTGCAACGTCGTGATCGCCTCGACCGGTGACGACAAGGTCAACCTGGTCGTCTCGCTGCTCGCGAAGACCGAGTACGGCGTGCCGAGGGTCGTGGCCCGGGTGAACAACCCGAAGAACGAGTGGCTGTTCAACGAGTCCTGGGGCGTCGACGTCGCGGTCTCCACCCCGCGTCTGATGTCGGCGCTGGTCGAGGAGGCGGTGAGCGTCGGTGATCTGGTCCGGCTGCTGCGCTTCAGCCACGGCGACGCCAACCTGGTCGAGCTGACACTGCCCCCGGAGTCGGCGCTGGCCGGCATCCGGGTGGGTGACGTGGACTGGCCGGAGGACACCTCGCTCGTCACGATCATCCGCGGCACGCGGGTGCTGACACCCAGCCCCGAGGAGACCCTGGAGGCGGGCGACGAGCTGTTGTTCGTGGCCGCCCAGGCGCGCGAGGAGCAGTTGGAGGACCTGTTGTCGGTCCGCCGCGAGCCCGCCGAGGACTGA